The Mixta hanseatica genome includes a region encoding these proteins:
- the tauB gene encoding taurine ABC transporter ATP-binding subunit has protein sequence MLAVNHVSARYHGQLALQDINLTLNAGELVVVLGPSGCGKTTLLNLITGFLPTEEGQITLAGEPISGPGADRGVVFQHEGLLPWRNVVDNVALGLQLVGVDVKTRREKAGRMLKKVGLEGAEKRFIWQLSGGMRQRVGIARALAADPKLLLLDEPFGALDAFTREQMQELLLRLWRDSGKGILLITHDIEEAVFLASELVLMTPGPGRISERLTLDFGRRFAAGESCRAIKSDPAFIAQREYVLSRVFQQREAFS, from the coding sequence ATGCTTGCTGTTAATCATGTCAGTGCGCGTTACCACGGGCAGCTTGCCTTGCAGGATATCAACTTAACGTTGAACGCGGGCGAACTGGTGGTCGTGCTGGGGCCATCCGGCTGCGGGAAAACCACCCTGTTAAACCTGATCACCGGTTTTTTGCCAACGGAAGAGGGCCAGATCACGCTGGCGGGGGAGCCGATAAGCGGGCCGGGTGCCGACCGCGGGGTGGTTTTTCAACATGAAGGCTTACTTCCCTGGCGCAACGTGGTGGATAACGTGGCGTTGGGTCTGCAGCTGGTGGGCGTGGACGTTAAAACGCGGCGGGAGAAAGCGGGGCGAATGTTAAAAAAAGTCGGGCTGGAAGGCGCAGAAAAGCGCTTTATCTGGCAGCTTTCCGGCGGTATGCGCCAGCGCGTCGGCATTGCGCGCGCGCTGGCCGCCGATCCAAAGCTGTTATTACTGGATGAGCCTTTTGGCGCGCTGGATGCGTTCACCCGCGAGCAGATGCAGGAACTGCTGCTGCGCCTGTGGCGCGATAGCGGTAAGGGGATTTTGCTGATAACCCACGATATTGAAGAGGCGGTATTCCTGGCCAGCGAGCTGGTGCTGATGACGCCGGGACCTGGACGTATCAGCGAGCGTCTGACGCTGGATTTTGGCCGCCGCTTTGCCGCTGGCGAATCCTGTCGCGCCATCAAATCCGATCCCGCCTTTATTGCCCAGCGCGAATATGTGCTGAGCCGGGTATTCCAACAGCGTGAGGCGTTTTCATGA
- the tauC gene encoding taurine ABC transporter permease TauC, which yields MSLQMLDKPRVWRWRWPLSRQLTLSLVTLTLLLALWWLVTALRLIAPLFLPPPQQVLHQLLTIASAQGFMDATLWQHLAASLGRILLALLAAVLIGVPTGIVMGLSATARGILDPLIELYRPVPPLAYLPLMVIWFGIGETSKILLIYLAIFAPVALSTLQGVRNAQQVRLRAAQSLGASHWQLLRLVILPGALPEILTGLRIGLGVGWSTLVAAELIAATRGLGFMVQSAGEFLATDVVLAGILVIALIAFGLELGLRTLQRRLTPWHGESQ from the coding sequence ATGAGTCTACAAATGCTGGATAAACCGCGCGTGTGGCGCTGGCGCTGGCCGCTTTCCCGTCAGCTGACGCTGAGCCTGGTGACGTTAACGCTATTGCTGGCGCTGTGGTGGCTGGTTACCGCGTTACGGCTGATTGCGCCGCTGTTTTTACCGCCGCCGCAGCAGGTATTGCATCAGTTGCTGACCATCGCCAGCGCGCAGGGATTTATGGATGCCACGCTCTGGCAGCATCTGGCTGCCAGCCTTGGGCGGATCCTGTTGGCGTTGCTGGCGGCGGTGCTGATCGGGGTGCCGACAGGCATTGTAATGGGGCTAAGCGCGACGGCGCGCGGCATCCTCGATCCGCTGATCGAGCTTTACCGTCCGGTACCGCCGCTGGCCTATCTGCCGCTGATGGTGATCTGGTTCGGTATCGGCGAAACCTCCAAGATCCTGTTGATCTATCTTGCTATTTTCGCACCGGTCGCGCTGTCGACGCTACAGGGCGTCAGAAATGCGCAACAGGTACGTCTGCGGGCGGCGCAGTCGCTGGGAGCCAGTCACTGGCAGCTGCTACGCCTGGTTATTTTGCCCGGTGCGCTGCCAGAAATCCTTACCGGTCTGCGTATTGGTTTGGGCGTTGGCTGGTCAACGCTGGTGGCGGCAGAGCTGATCGCCGCTACGCGCGGACTGGGCTTTATGGTGCAGTCTGCCGGTGAGTTCCTGGCAACGGATGTGGTGCTGGCCGGCATTTTGGTGATTGCGTTAATCGCATTCGGTTTAGAACTGGGCCTGCGGACGCTACAGCGTCGGTTAACGCCCTGGCATGGAGAATCACAATGA
- the tauD gene encoding taurine dioxygenase has translation MNERLVITALGPYIGATVDNLDLSRPLSDGQFEQLWHALIRHQVLFLRDQPLTPTQQRALAARFGDLHIHPVYPHADGVEEIIVLDTHHDNPPDNDNWHTDVTFIATPPAGAILAAKQVPEHGGDTLWASGIAAFAALSPPLRTLLSGLQAEHDFTQSFPEYKHRATPEQHARWRQAAANHPPLLHPVVRTHPVSGQQALFVNEGFTTRIVDLAPKESEALLGFLFTHINKPEFQVRWRWRANDVAIWDNRVTQHYANADYLPTRRIMHRATILGDKPFYRPA, from the coding sequence ATGAATGAACGTCTGGTTATTACCGCGCTGGGACCTTACATCGGCGCCACCGTTGATAATCTCGATCTTTCCCGTCCGCTGAGCGATGGTCAGTTCGAACAGCTGTGGCACGCGCTAATCCGTCATCAGGTGCTGTTTCTGCGCGACCAGCCATTGACGCCGACGCAGCAGCGGGCGCTTGCCGCGCGCTTCGGCGATTTACATATTCACCCGGTCTATCCTCACGCCGACGGCGTGGAAGAAATTATCGTGCTGGATACGCATCACGATAATCCGCCCGATAACGATAACTGGCACACCGACGTTACCTTTATCGCTACGCCGCCGGCGGGGGCGATTCTGGCGGCAAAACAGGTGCCGGAGCATGGCGGCGATACACTGTGGGCCAGCGGCATTGCAGCTTTTGCGGCGCTTTCTCCGCCGCTACGCACGCTGCTGAGCGGCCTGCAGGCTGAACATGATTTTACCCAATCTTTTCCGGAATATAAGCACCGCGCCACGCCGGAACAGCATGCCCGCTGGCGCCAGGCGGCGGCGAACCATCCGCCGCTGTTGCATCCGGTGGTGCGTACCCATCCGGTCAGCGGCCAGCAGGCGCTGTTTGTGAACGAAGGGTTTACCACGCGGATTGTCGATCTGGCGCCGAAAGAGAGCGAGGCGCTGCTGGGCTTTTTATTTACCCATATAAACAAGCCGGAGTTTCAGGTGCGCTGGCGCTGGCGGGCTAACGATGTCGCTATCTGGGATAACCGGGTCACACAGCACTATGCGAACGCCGACTACCTGCCCACCAGACGCATCATGCACCGCGCCACTATTCTGGGGGATAAGCCGTTTTATCGTCCCGCCTGA
- a CDS encoding sensor domain-containing phosphodiesterase, with product MPLSRLLSPTEVISDNLVYVCYLPYGLSIAALYLFGRTAILPLYTALFLAYWLAFNSFQLSLGLTLTILTPILFCGWLTRKKLGWRWRYNLGNSDIGIRLLFMDMLAPLLTRVLTVIWGRGYAIPEDTVAGYFSSNIDLYSILNLQILIASAVIFTPLFYFPLRMLANPRYAKTFYISSKSSLTNEKNRLSAIVWCAMLASFFLIFLLFPHLAIISSYLVPLIFILFAWGIMRFSLRLMTFLWACSCYLLMYFNLEVLSINSIYSLTFASSTFIAFTISLLYIASAYRKSQWMQQAFYRLALTDPMVQRANLRALSRELKSVESPTLCYLYLDNLKFFGRHYGIQMRVYCKRRIIDEIKASLGEREGVYQIAGDGLIILLEGDDIAQRLRQLMAQLSQSEIRWQGNIIDFNYASSFGSFTPAHNDLYRMCGQLCYLAEQALHQGGLLFLDDTGKTIADQVSAQVEMLKKIKQAIAKESLVLFAQPIVSAQSEHRYYEVLCRLRDDQTIIMPSQFMPLVTECHLSARLDQLVVKKAAIFLRQRQQQGKPLPQLAINLLPATLTERGISETLCEIFKKYHLPHENVLFEVTEEQYLFNQPTAINNICQLRNAGFRIAIDDFGTGFANYEQVKRLNVDVIKIDGMFIKDLENDRLNQLIVKSICEIAREKKLCVVAEYVETPEQQRLLTLLGVDYLQGYLLGQPGPLENIA from the coding sequence ATGCCGTTGTCTCGCCTGTTATCGCCTACCGAGGTGATAAGCGATAATCTGGTGTATGTTTGTTACCTGCCTTACGGTTTATCTATTGCTGCGCTTTATCTTTTTGGCCGCACTGCTATTCTGCCGCTCTATACAGCGCTATTCCTGGCCTATTGGCTGGCATTCAATTCTTTCCAGCTCTCCCTTGGCCTGACCTTAACCATACTGACACCGATCCTGTTTTGCGGCTGGCTGACGCGCAAAAAACTTGGCTGGCGCTGGCGCTATAATCTGGGTAACAGCGACATCGGCATACGCCTGCTTTTTATGGATATGTTGGCTCCCCTATTAACCCGGGTGCTAACGGTTATCTGGGGCAGAGGATATGCCATTCCAGAGGATACCGTTGCAGGTTACTTCTCCAGTAATATAGATCTCTACAGCATACTTAATTTGCAAATACTGATCGCTTCAGCGGTTATTTTCACGCCGCTATTTTATTTTCCGCTTCGTATGCTGGCTAATCCTCGCTACGCCAAAACATTTTACATCAGCAGCAAATCAAGCCTGACAAATGAAAAGAATCGATTAAGCGCCATCGTTTGGTGCGCAATGCTGGCTTCATTCTTTCTTATTTTCTTGCTGTTTCCTCATCTGGCAATTATTTCCAGCTATTTAGTCCCGCTGATTTTTATTCTTTTCGCCTGGGGCATTATGCGTTTTTCACTGCGCCTGATGACTTTCCTTTGGGCTTGCAGCTGCTATCTGTTGATGTATTTTAATCTTGAAGTTTTATCTATTAATTCAATCTATTCCCTGACTTTCGCCTCTTCAACATTTATCGCGTTTACTATCAGCCTGCTTTATATCGCATCCGCCTACCGAAAAAGCCAGTGGATGCAACAGGCCTTTTACCGTTTAGCATTAACAGACCCCATGGTGCAACGTGCTAATTTGCGTGCGCTGTCAAGAGAGTTAAAGTCCGTTGAGTCGCCAACCCTGTGCTATCTCTATCTCGATAACCTTAAATTCTTCGGGCGTCATTACGGCATTCAAATGCGGGTGTACTGTAAGCGTCGCATCATTGACGAGATAAAGGCGAGTCTTGGTGAAAGAGAGGGCGTTTATCAAATCGCCGGTGATGGCTTAATTATTCTGTTAGAGGGGGACGATATCGCCCAGCGCCTGCGGCAGCTGATGGCACAATTAAGCCAGAGTGAGATTAGATGGCAAGGCAATATCATTGATTTTAACTATGCCTCCTCTTTTGGCTCTTTTACGCCAGCGCACAACGATCTCTATCGTATGTGCGGTCAACTTTGCTATCTCGCGGAGCAAGCCCTACATCAGGGAGGGCTACTCTTTCTGGATGATACGGGCAAAACGATCGCCGACCAGGTTTCTGCTCAGGTGGAAATGCTGAAAAAGATTAAGCAGGCTATCGCCAAAGAAAGTCTTGTTTTATTTGCGCAACCCATCGTCTCTGCTCAAAGCGAGCATCGCTATTACGAAGTCCTTTGTCGCTTGCGGGACGATCAAACCATCATTATGCCCAGTCAGTTTATGCCGCTGGTGACTGAATGCCATCTTAGCGCGCGCCTTGATCAACTGGTGGTCAAAAAAGCGGCTATCTTCCTGCGCCAGCGCCAGCAACAGGGCAAACCGCTGCCACAGCTGGCGATTAATCTGCTGCCGGCAACCCTGACGGAACGCGGCATTAGCGAGACCCTCTGCGAGATATTCAAAAAATATCATCTCCCTCATGAAAATGTTCTTTTTGAAGTCACTGAAGAGCAGTATCTGTTTAATCAACCAACGGCAATCAACAATATTTGTCAGTTGCGTAATGCGGGTTTTCGTATCGCTATCGATGACTTTGGCACCGGCTTCGCCAACTATGAGCAGGTTAAAAGGTTAAATGTTGATGTGATTAAGATTGATGGCATGTTCATTAAGGATCTTGAAAACGACCGACTCAACCAACTTATCGTGAAGTCCATCTGCGAAATCGCGCGTGAGAAAAAGCTATGCGTAGTAGCGGAATATGTCGAAACCCCTGAGCAACAGCGCCTGTTAACCCTACTGGGCGTCGATTATCTTCAGGGTTATCTGTTGGGGCAACCTGGCCCCCTGGAAAATATCGCCTGA
- a CDS encoding ABC transporter ATP-binding protein → MIVFSSLQIRRGTRVLLDNATATINPGQKVGLVGKNGCGKSTLLSLLKNELSADAGSVTFPGTWSLAWVNQETPALPVAAIDYVIDGDREYRQLEAELQRANEKNDGNAIALLHGKLDAIQAWSIQARAASLLHGLGFSQQQLQRPVSDFSGGWRMRLNLAQALICRSDLLLLDEPTNHLDLDAVIWLERWLKSYSGTLILISHDRDFLDPVVDKILHIEQQALFEYTGNYSSFEQQRATKLSQQQSQYEHQQRKVAHLQSYIDRFRAKASKAKQAQSRIKMLERMELLSPAHVDNPFSFSFRAPENLPNPLLNMEKVTAGYDDRVILDSIKLNLVPGSRIGLLGRNGAGKSTLIKLLAGELAPQKGEIGLAKGVQLGYFAQHQLEFLRADESPLQHLARLAPKLPEQQLRDYLGGFGFQGDKVSEPTERFSGGEKARLVLALIVWQRPNLLLLDEPTNHLDLDMRQALTEALIDFEGALVVVSHDRHLLRSTTDDLYLVHDGKVEVFAGDLDDYQQWLSDLQKRQTQESEPKQENGNSAQARKDQKRREAELRAQTQPLRKQIEKLEKEMDKLNAQLADAENRLADSAIYDASRKADLTAALQQQAAAKSALEACEMAWLDVQEQLETMLAS, encoded by the coding sequence ATGATTGTATTCTCTTCGTTACAGATCCGACGCGGTACCCGCGTGCTGTTAGACAATGCCACCGCCACCATCAATCCCGGACAAAAAGTTGGGCTGGTGGGCAAAAACGGCTGTGGCAAATCGACGCTGCTGTCGCTGTTAAAAAATGAACTCAGCGCCGATGCGGGCAGCGTCACCTTCCCTGGCACCTGGTCGCTGGCCTGGGTTAACCAGGAGACGCCCGCGCTGCCGGTGGCCGCCATCGATTACGTTATCGACGGCGATCGTGAATATCGACAGCTCGAAGCCGAGCTACAGCGCGCCAATGAAAAAAATGACGGCAACGCCATCGCTCTGCTGCACGGCAAGCTGGATGCTATTCAGGCATGGAGCATACAGGCGCGTGCCGCCAGTCTGCTTCACGGTTTGGGCTTTAGCCAGCAACAGCTGCAGCGTCCGGTCAGTGATTTCTCCGGCGGCTGGCGCATGCGTCTCAATCTGGCGCAGGCGCTGATATGCCGCTCCGATCTGCTGCTGCTGGATGAGCCGACCAACCACCTTGATTTAGACGCCGTGATTTGGCTGGAGCGCTGGTTAAAAAGCTACAGCGGCACGCTGATTTTGATTTCGCACGACCGGGATTTCCTCGATCCGGTGGTGGATAAAATCCTGCATATTGAACAGCAAGCGCTGTTTGAATATACCGGCAACTACAGCTCGTTTGAACAGCAGCGCGCCACCAAGCTTTCTCAGCAGCAGTCCCAGTACGAACATCAGCAGCGTAAAGTGGCGCACCTGCAAAGTTATATCGATCGTTTCCGCGCCAAAGCCAGTAAAGCGAAACAGGCGCAGAGCCGTATCAAAATGCTGGAGCGCATGGAGCTTCTTTCTCCTGCGCATGTTGATAACCCCTTCAGCTTCAGCTTCCGCGCGCCGGAGAACTTACCTAATCCGCTACTGAATATGGAGAAGGTTACCGCCGGCTATGATGACCGCGTGATCCTGGACTCAATCAAACTTAACCTGGTGCCCGGCTCGCGCATTGGCCTGCTCGGCCGCAACGGCGCCGGGAAATCGACGTTGATTAAGCTGCTGGCGGGTGAACTGGCGCCGCAAAAAGGGGAAATTGGCCTGGCGAAAGGAGTGCAGCTGGGTTATTTCGCGCAGCATCAGTTGGAATTTCTGCGGGCCGATGAGTCTCCATTGCAGCATCTGGCGCGTCTGGCGCCGAAGCTGCCGGAACAACAGCTGCGCGATTACCTTGGCGGCTTCGGTTTCCAGGGCGATAAAGTCAGCGAGCCGACCGAACGCTTCTCCGGCGGCGAGAAAGCGCGTCTGGTGCTGGCGCTGATTGTCTGGCAGCGACCAAACCTGCTGCTGCTGGATGAACCGACCAATCATCTCGACCTGGATATGCGTCAGGCATTAACCGAAGCGCTGATCGATTTTGAAGGCGCGCTGGTGGTGGTCTCGCACGATCGGCATTTGCTACGCTCCACCACTGATGATCTTTACCTGGTCCATGACGGCAAAGTAGAAGTGTTTGCTGGCGATCTGGATGATTACCAACAGTGGCTAAGCGATCTGCAGAAACGCCAGACGCAAGAGAGCGAGCCAAAACAGGAAAACGGCAACAGCGCGCAGGCAAGGAAAGATCAGAAGCGGCGCGAAGCCGAGCTGCGGGCGCAAACGCAGCCGCTGCGTAAACAGATCGAGAAGCTGGAAAAAGAGATGGATAAGCTTAACGCCCAGCTGGCCGATGCAGAGAACAGGCTGGCCGATTCTGCTATTTACGATGCGAGCCGGAAAGCCGATCTGACCGCGGCGTTACAGCAGCAGGCCGCGGCGAAATCGGCGCTGGAAGCGTGCGAAATGGCCTGGCTGGATGTGCAGGAGCAGTTGGAAACCATGCTGGCCTCCTGA
- the kefG gene encoding glutathione-regulated potassium-efflux system ancillary protein KefG has product MAQLPKVLLLYAHPESQDSIANRILLQPAQQLPHVTVHDLYAHYPDFFIDIHHEQQLLREHQVIIFQHPLYTYSCPALLKEWLDRVLSRGFASGIGGNALEGKYWRSVITTGEPETAYHQDGLNRYPMTEIMRPFELTAQMCRMHWLSPMIIYWARRQTPETLKNYAEAYGSWLSSPLPAGAL; this is encoded by the coding sequence ATGGCGCAGCTGCCTAAGGTTTTGCTGCTGTATGCCCATCCGGAATCGCAAGACTCGATCGCCAATCGCATCTTGCTGCAGCCGGCACAGCAATTACCGCACGTTACCGTACACGATCTGTACGCGCACTATCCCGATTTTTTTATTGATATTCACCATGAACAGCAACTGCTGCGGGAGCATCAGGTCATTATCTTCCAGCATCCTCTTTATACCTATAGCTGTCCGGCGCTACTGAAAGAGTGGCTGGATCGCGTGCTGTCGCGCGGGTTCGCCAGCGGCATCGGCGGCAATGCGTTGGAGGGAAAATACTGGCGCAGCGTGATCACTACCGGCGAACCCGAAACTGCCTATCATCAGGACGGCCTTAACCGCTATCCGATGACGGAGATTATGCGTCCCTTTGAGCTGACGGCGCAGATGTGTCGCATGCACTGGCTGTCGCCGATGATTATTTACTGGGCGCGGCGGCAAACGCCGGAAACGCTGAAAAACTATGCCGAGGCCTATGGCAGCTGGCTTTCTTCCCCTTTGCCTGCTGGAGCTTTATAA
- the kefB gene encoding glutathione-regulated potassium-efflux system protein KefB — protein sequence MEGQTLLTAGVVYLFAAVVAVPIAARLGIGAVLGYLLAGIAIGPWGLGFISDVDEILHFSEIGVVFLMFLIGLELNPAKLWALRRSIFGVGAAQVIFSAAVLAGLLLLTDFSWQAAIVGGIGLAMSSTAMALQLMRDKGMNRSESGQLGFSVLLFQDLAVIPALALVPLLAGTDSGHTDWMKVGMKVLAFAGMLIGGRLLLRPIFRYIAASGVREVFTAASLLLVLSSALFMDALGLSMALGTFISGILLAESEYRHELEIAIEPFKGLLLGLFFISVGMALNLGVLYTHILTVLLGVLVLVAVKTLVLYLLARIYGLRSSERLQFASVLSQGGEFAFVLFSAASAVRLFHGDQLPLLLVTVTLSMMTTPLLMQGVDRILVRRFNDGDEQTEKPWVDDDQPQVIVVGFGRFGQVIGRLLMANKKRITVLERDISAVSLMRKYGYKVYYGDATELDLLRAAGAASAQSIVITCNDPEDTMNIVHLCQQHFPHLQILARARGRVEAHELLQAGVTQFSRETFSSALELGRKALMSLGMHPHQAHRAQQHFRRLDMRMLRELMPGQTDNAQISRAREARRELEDIFQREMQQEKRQLDSWDEFE from the coding sequence ATGGAAGGGCAAACTTTACTGACGGCAGGCGTGGTTTATCTGTTCGCGGCCGTGGTTGCGGTGCCGATCGCCGCCCGCCTGGGCATTGGCGCGGTGCTGGGCTATTTGCTGGCGGGCATTGCGATTGGCCCCTGGGGGCTGGGATTTATCAGCGACGTTGACGAGATCCTGCACTTTTCAGAAATCGGCGTGGTCTTTTTGATGTTCCTGATTGGTCTGGAGCTGAATCCTGCGAAGCTATGGGCGCTGCGCCGCTCAATTTTCGGCGTCGGCGCCGCGCAGGTTATTTTTAGCGCCGCGGTACTGGCCGGGCTGCTGTTGTTAACCGATTTCTCCTGGCAGGCGGCCATCGTCGGCGGTATTGGTCTGGCGATGTCCTCAACGGCGATGGCTCTGCAGCTAATGCGTGATAAAGGCATGAATCGCAGCGAGTCGGGGCAACTGGGCTTTTCAGTGTTGCTGTTTCAGGATTTGGCAGTGATCCCGGCGCTGGCGCTGGTGCCGTTGCTGGCCGGCACCGATAGCGGCCATACCGACTGGATGAAGGTGGGAATGAAGGTGCTGGCCTTTGCCGGCATGCTGATTGGCGGTCGACTGCTGCTGCGTCCGATTTTCCGCTATATCGCCGCGTCTGGCGTGCGTGAAGTTTTTACTGCCGCGTCGCTGCTGCTGGTGCTCAGTTCCGCGCTGTTTATGGATGCGCTGGGGCTATCGATGGCGCTGGGCACCTTTATCTCCGGTATTCTGCTGGCGGAGAGCGAATATCGCCACGAGCTGGAGATTGCCATCGAACCGTTTAAAGGCTTGCTGCTTGGGTTGTTCTTTATTTCCGTCGGCATGGCGCTGAATCTGGGCGTGCTCTATACACATATTCTGACGGTGCTGCTTGGGGTGCTGGTGCTGGTGGCGGTAAAAACGCTGGTGCTTTATCTGCTGGCGCGCATTTACGGCCTGCGCAGCTCAGAGCGTCTTCAGTTCGCCAGCGTGCTGAGCCAGGGCGGCGAATTCGCGTTTGTGCTGTTTTCCGCTGCCTCGGCCGTGCGGCTGTTTCACGGCGATCAGCTGCCGCTGCTGCTGGTGACAGTGACGCTTTCGATGATGACAACGCCGTTGCTGATGCAGGGCGTTGACCGCATTCTGGTGCGGCGCTTTAACGATGGGGATGAGCAGACGGAAAAACCCTGGGTGGATGACGATCAGCCGCAGGTTATTGTGGTGGGATTCGGACGTTTCGGCCAGGTGATTGGGCGCTTGTTGATGGCGAACAAGAAGCGTATCACCGTGCTTGAACGAGACATTAGCGCCGTCAGTTTAATGCGCAAGTATGGTTATAAAGTATACTATGGGGATGCGACGGAACTGGATTTGCTGCGTGCCGCCGGTGCCGCCAGCGCGCAGTCGATTGTCATTACCTGCAATGACCCAGAAGATACCATGAACATTGTTCATCTCTGTCAGCAGCATTTTCCCCACCTGCAAATTTTGGCGCGTGCGCGGGGGCGCGTGGAGGCGCATGAACTGTTGCAGGCGGGCGTAACGCAATTTTCTCGCGAGACTTTCTCCAGCGCGCTGGAGCTGGGGCGTAAGGCATTAATGTCGCTGGGGATGCATCCGCATCAGGCGCACCGTGCGCAGCAGCATTTCCGGCGGCTGGATATGCGTATGCTGCGTGAGCTCATGCCAGGCCAGACAGATAATGCGCAAATCTCCCGCGCGCGTGAGGCGCGGCGCGAGCTGGAGGATATTTTTCAGCGCGAGATGCAGCAGGAGAAGCGGCAGCTGGATAGCTGGGATGAATTTGAATAA
- a CDS encoding YheV family putative zinc ribbon protein → MRKRFIADATCPHCQQKDTLAMWRENNVDVVECVKCGHQMREADKQVRDRIRTQEQVIGIFHPE, encoded by the coding sequence ATGCGTAAACGTTTTATTGCTGATGCAACCTGCCCGCACTGCCAGCAGAAAGATACGCTGGCGATGTGGCGTGAAAATAATGTCGATGTGGTGGAGTGTGTCAAATGCGGGCATCAGATGCGCGAAGCGGATAAGCAGGTGCGCGATCGGATCCGCACTCAGGAGCAAGTCATTGGAATTTTTCATCCGGAGTAG
- the slyD gene encoding peptidylprolyl isomerase, whose product MKVAKDLVVSLAYQVRTEDGVLVDESPVSAPLDYLHGHGSLISGLEKALEDHKVGDNFDVHIAANDAYGQYDDNLVQRVPKDVFMGVDELQVGMRFLAETDQGPVPVEITEVEDDHVVVDGNHMLAGQNLNFHVEVVAIREATPEELAHGHVHGEHDHHHDHDHDHGHEHGKGGCGTGGCGCH is encoded by the coding sequence ATGAAAGTAGCAAAAGACCTGGTGGTCAGCCTGGCTTACCAGGTACGTACAGAAGACGGTGTGTTGGTCGACGAGTCTCCGGTGAGCGCGCCGTTGGACTATCTGCACGGTCATGGTTCCCTGATTTCTGGTCTGGAAAAGGCACTGGAAGATCATAAAGTCGGCGACAACTTTGATGTGCATATTGCCGCTAATGACGCTTACGGCCAGTATGATGACAATCTGGTTCAGCGCGTACCTAAAGATGTCTTTATGGGCGTGGATGAACTGCAGGTTGGCATGCGTTTCCTGGCTGAAACCGATCAGGGTCCGGTACCGGTAGAAATCACCGAAGTGGAAGACGACCATGTTGTGGTTGATGGCAACCATATGCTGGCTGGCCAGAACCTGAACTTCCACGTGGAAGTGGTAGCTATTCGTGAAGCGACGCCGGAAGAACTGGCTCATGGTCACGTACACGGCGAGCACGATCATCACCATGATCACGACCATGACCATGGTCACGAGCATGGTAAAGGCGGCTGCGGTACTGGCGGCTGCGGCTGTCACTAA
- a CDS encoding ABC transporter permease — protein MHAFSWLRWWGVVIKELEELQKDPLSICLIIFIPLMQVIIFGYALNPDPKRLPTAVVDYDKSSFSRNVVHALTHTQYFEIVGQMDERQARQALQQGKVQFVVTIPAGFSRHLIREERADLLIEADATNPATIANALAATQPLPEQILRQSLPKAALSHNGEVHAINMVIQRVYNPENRMEYNIIPGLFSLVITLTLVLLAGLSLVREKENGTIETLLATPVTAFEVISGKIMPYFVITSLQSLAIMLISLHIFHIPMYGDYLSLILTILLFICSSLMVGIALSLFATSQLQSMQLTFFYLLPTILISGFMFPFQGMPTWAKMMGSLLPNTFFLRLIRGIMLKGNSLMTLWQHALYLVIIIVALCVAVRLLYKNRLG, from the coding sequence ATGCACGCCTTTTCATGGTTGCGCTGGTGGGGTGTGGTGATTAAGGAGCTGGAAGAGTTGCAAAAGGATCCGCTCAGTATCTGCCTGATTATTTTTATTCCGCTTATGCAGGTTATTATATTCGGCTATGCGCTGAATCCCGATCCTAAACGCTTGCCAACGGCCGTGGTGGATTACGACAAAAGCAGTTTCAGCCGTAATGTCGTGCATGCCCTGACGCATACTCAGTACTTTGAAATTGTCGGCCAAATGGATGAACGCCAGGCCAGGCAAGCGCTGCAACAAGGGAAGGTTCAGTTTGTGGTGACCATTCCGGCCGGCTTTTCCCGACATCTTATCCGCGAAGAGCGGGCGGACTTGCTAATCGAGGCCGATGCGACCAATCCGGCAACCATTGCTAATGCGCTGGCCGCTACGCAACCCTTGCCGGAGCAAATTTTGCGCCAGTCGCTGCCGAAAGCCGCGCTTTCCCATAACGGTGAGGTTCATGCCATCAACATGGTTATCCAGCGCGTTTACAATCCAGAAAACAGGATGGAGTACAACATTATTCCGGGATTGTTTAGCCTGGTAATTACCCTGACGCTGGTCTTACTGGCAGGCCTCTCGCTGGTAAGAGAAAAAGAAAACGGCACGATAGAAACGTTACTGGCCACGCCGGTAACGGCGTTTGAGGTAATTAGCGGTAAGATAATGCCTTACTTTGTCATTACCTCACTGCAGTCGTTGGCGATCATGCTCATCAGCCTGCATATCTTTCATATCCCTATGTATGGCGATTACCTTTCACTGATCCTGACGATCCTGCTGTTTATCTGCTCCAGCCTGATGGTCGGCATCGCGCTATCTCTCTTTGCCACCAGCCAGCTTCAGTCGATGCAGTTGACCTTTTTCTATCTGCTGCCAACCATTTTAATCAGCGGTTTTATGTTCCCTTTTCAGGGCATGCCGACATGGGCAAAAATGATGGGTTCGCTGCTGCCTAACACTTTTTTCCTGCGCTTAATTCGGGGGATCATGCTGAAGGGGAACAGCCTTATGACGCTGTGGCAACATGCGCTCTATCTGGTGATTATTATCGTTGCGCTGTGCGTGGCGGTACGCTTGCTCTATAAAAATCGGCTTGGTTAA